The Medicago truncatula cultivar Jemalong A17 chromosome 4, MtrunA17r5.0-ANR, whole genome shotgun sequence genome includes a region encoding these proteins:
- the LOC25493973 gene encoding dicer-like protein 4 isoform X2 yields MPYGESSTAASVQFPPETSDHGKTPSLDVESSLVKKDPTKIARKYQLDLCKKAMEENTIVYLGTGCGKTHIAVLLMHEMRHLIKKPNKDVCVFLAPTVALVHQQAKVISDSTDFEVGTYCGSSKGTKSHQHWEEEIEQNEVLVMTPQILLHNLSHCFIKMEMITLLIFDECHHAQVKSSHPYAEIMKVFYKNNSTKVPRIFGMTASPVVGKGASTEANLPKSINSLEQMLDAKVYSVDDEALQSFVTSPAVRIYRYSSTASMETSLYCKIEEIKCQCIETLGRSIEDHQKRMSTKKLLNRVHENVVFSLRSLGIWGALQATRILLSGDHSERHALVGAEGISSDESVCDKYLAKAADLFASKSMTGDSLSDPSSLEILKEPCFSAKLLRLIGILTSFRLQQNMKCIVFVNRIVTARSLSYILQKLELLRQWKSGFLVGVHSGAKIMSRKTMSAIVEKFRSGELNLLVATSVGEEGLDIQTCCLVIRFDLPETVASFIQSRGRARMPRSEYAFLVDSGNEKELAIIDGFEKDESRMNTEITDRTSSETYNIPVQKTFRVDSSGASVSSAYSISLLYQYCSKLPHDEFFDPRPNFFYFDDLGGTVCQITLPSNAPIHQIVGTPQLSMEDAKRDACLKAIEELHKLGALNDCLLPRQNDAEPEKVLGSSDSDEYADDISRGELYEMRVPSVFGQSWKNEKTVRLNSYYIKFSPTPEDRVYKNFGLFIMTRLPMEAEQLELDLHLAHGRSVMTKFIPFGVVEFNKDEIKMAENFQEMFLKIILDRLEFVSKFVELGAKSHTSASTFYLLLPVILKEYDDVMKVDWKTVKRCLCSPIFRHPEVTSDKMVTSMDNHLLLANGYKSITDVENSLVYVPHTKFFFFVTNIIYEKNGFSPHKNSETSSFVDHLNEKFSINLKRPEQPLLHAKQLFNLHNLLHDRKNADDEEPHELEEHFVYFPPELCELKIVGFSKDIGSSISLLPSIMHRLGNLLVAIELRNQLSSSFPEAAEISAHRVLEALTTEQCQERFSLERLEVLGDAFLKFSVARHFFLLHDSFHEGDLTSKRSNIVNNSNLLKLAVKRNLQVYIRDQALDPIQFYALGRPCPRVCTKETEDSIHLCLNSGEEKRSATQIRCNKHHHWLHRKTISDVVEALVGAFIVDSGFKAAIAFLTWIGMQVNFEASQVVNICTGSVGYFPLSSEVDIPSLEGKLGHHFVHKGLLLQAFVHPSYNKHGGGCYQRLEFLGDAVLDYLITSYLYSAYPKLKPGQLTDLRSLSVNNKAFACVAVDRCFHEFLLCDSSALTGAIKKYADYIRRPASDRDKNGGPNCPKALGDLVESCIGAVLLDSGFDLNKVWKIMTSFLDPIMKFSSSLQLSPVRDLQELCQSHNLELELLTSKLAKTFSVEAKVTGDGVYEEVSVTSQNKKEAAKVASQLLFSKLKAQGLKLRTKTLEDVLKSTSKTEPKLIGFDETPIDVKDTTIIEQVIVNGDLCNKSNAEICPIQDVSDASPSCVIRVVAQRLQSSSKGKLSETVQNRDCGSDLARTARSRLYELCAANYWKPPSFDCCKEEGPDHLKLFTCMVTMEIEEASNMIIEFIGEPLPKKKDSADSAAEAAFWYLKEKGYLHNAN; encoded by the exons CAGAACGAG GTTCTTGTCATGACCCCACAAATATTACTTCACAACTTATCTCATTGTTTCATCAAGATGGAGATGATCACACTTTTGATTTTCGATGAATGCCATCATGCTCAAGTCAAAAGCAGTCATCCTTATGCAGAAATCATGAAA gTCTTCTACAAAAATAATTCCACAAAGGTTCCCCGTATATTTGGCATGACTGCTTCCCCCGTTGTAGGAAAAG GAGCTTCTACTGAAGCAAATCTACCAAAAAGCATTAATAGTCTTGAACAAATGCTTGATGCTAAG GTATACTCAGTTGACGATGAGGCATTGCAATCTTTTGTGACCAGTCCTGCAGTTCGTATATATCGTTATAGTTCGACTGCAAGTATGGAAACTAGCTTGTACTGTAAAATTGAGGAGATTAAATGCCAG TGCATAGAAACCCTTGGTAGGAGTATAGAAGATCACCAGAAGCGGATGAGCACAAAGAAACTTCTCAACCGGGTGCATGAGAATGTGGTCTTTTCTCTTAGAAGTCTTGGCATTTGGGGAGCATTGCAG GCTACCCGTATTCTTTTGAGCGGTGATCATTCTGAGAGGCATGCATTAGTTGGGGCAGAAGGAATTTCAAGTGATGAGTCTGTATGTGATAAATATCTTGCAAAGGCTGCTGACCTATTTGCTTCCAAATCTATGACAG GTGACAGCTTATCTGATCCATCTTCCCTGGAAATATTAAAAGAGCCCTGTTTCTCTGCAAAGCTACTACGCCTCATTGGGATACTGACCAGTTTCAG GTTGCAGCAGAACATGAAGTGTATAGTTTTTGTCAACAGAATTGTGACTGCAAGATCTCTGTCTTACATACTACAGAAGCTCGAGCTTCTAAGGCAATGGAAGAGTGGTTTTCTTGTAGGAGTCCATTCTGGAGCAAAGATTATGTCACGGAAGACCATGAGTGCAATTGTTGAGAAGTTTCGCTCTGGAGAG CTGAATTTATTGGTTGCCACCAGTGTGGGGGAAGAAGGACTTGATATTCAGACATGTTGCCTTGTCATACGGTTCGATCTTCCAGAAACTGTTGCCAGCTTTATACAGTCAAGAGGTCGTGCACGCATGCCTCGTTCAGAATATGCATTTTTGGTTGACAG TGGAAATGAGAAGGAATTAGCCATTATTGATGGTTTTGAGAAAGATGAGTCCCGAATGAATACGGAAATTACTGACAGAACATCCAGTGAGACATACAACATCCCTGTACAAAAAACATTCAGAGTTGATTCATCTGGTGCCTCAGTCAGTTCGGCATATAGTATCTCATTGCTCTACCAGTATTGTTCAAAGCTTCCGCATGATGA GTTCTTTGATCCGCGGCCAAATTTCttttactttgatgatttagGAGGGACTGTCTGCCAAATAACTTTGCCTTCCAATGCTCCTATACACCAAATTGTCGGTACACCACAATTGTCTATGGAAGATGCGAAAAGAGATGCTTGCCTGAAAGCAATTGAAGAACTGCATAAATTAGGTGCTTTGAATGATTGTCTTTTGCCAAGGCAAAATGATGCAGAGCCGGAAAAGGTTTTGGGTTCTTCTGATTCAGATGAATATGCAG ATGACATTTCAAGAGGAGAATTATATGAGATGCGAGTTCCTTCTGTCTTTGGACAGTCATGGAAAAATGAGAAAACTGTCCGTCTCAACTCTTACTACATTAAATTTTCCCCCACTCCAGAGGATAGGGTCTATAAAAATTTCGGTTTATTCATCATGACTCGTCTTCCAATGGAGGCAGAGCAACTGGAACTTGATCTTCATCTTGCTCACGGTAGATCCGTGATGACAAAATTTATTCCATTTGGAGTTGTAGAATTCAACAAAGATGAG ATTAAGATGGCGGAGAATTTTCAAGAAATGTTCCTCAAAATTATTCTCGATAGATTAGAATTTGTTTCGAAGTTTGTAGAATTGGGTGCTAAATCTCACACAAGCGCATCGACCTTCTACCTTTTGCTTCCAGTCATATTGAAAGAATACGATGATGTGATGAAAGTAGACTGGAAAACAGTGAAGAGATGCCTTTGTTCACCAATTTTCAGGCATCCAGAAGTTACTTCAGATAAAATGGTTACATCTATGGATAATCACCTGCTACTTGCCAATGGTTACAAAAGTATTACAGATGTTGAGAATAGTTTAGTGTATGTTCCACATaccaagttctttttttttgtcacaaatATTATCTATGAAAAGAATGGATTCAGTCctcataaaaattcagaaacttCAAGCTTCGTGGACCACTTAAATGAAAA GTTTTCCATTAATCTCAAACGCCCTGAACAACCACTTCTGCATGCAAAACAACTCTTCAATTTGCACAACCTACTACACGATCGAAAGAATGCGGATGATGAAG AACCACATGAGCTGGAGGAACACTTTGTTTATTTTCCTCCTGAGCTATGCGAACTGAAAATAGTAGGCTTTTCAAAGGATATTGGCAGTTCCATATCTTTGCTACCTTCAATTATGCATCGTCTTGGAAACTTGCTGGTTGCCATTGAACTGAGGAACCAGCTATCTTCCTCCTTCCCAGAGGCAGCTGAAATTAGTGCCCATAGG GTTCTAGAGGCTCTCACCACCGAGCAGTGTCAGGAGCGCTTTTCCCTTGAAAGACTTGAAGTGCTCGGTGACGCTTTCCTTAAATTTTCTGTCGCACGCCATTTTTTTCTGTTGCACGACAGCTTTCATGAAGGAGACCTTACCAGCAAGCGTTCCAATATTGTAAATAATTCCAATTTGCTCAAGTTGGCTGTTAAGCGCAATTTGCAG GTCTATATACGTGACCAGGCACTTGATCCCATCCAGTTCTATGCATTAGGCCGTCCTTGCCCAAGAGTTTGTACCAAGGAAACTGAAGACAGCATCCACTTGTGTTTAAATTCTGGTGAGGAGAAAAGGAGTGCAACTCAAATCCGTTGTAATAAACATCACCATTGGTTGCATAGGAAAACAATTTCTGATGTGGTTGAAGCTCTTGTGGGAGCATTCATAGTCGACAGTGGATTTAAAGCTGCAATTGCCTTTCTTACATGGATTGGCATGCAAGTAAATTTTGAAGCCTCGCAAGTTGTTAATATTTGCACTGGAAGTGTTGGCTATTTTCCTCTTTCTAGTGAAGTAGACATTCCCTCCCTTGAAGGAAAGTTAGGGCATCACTTTGTTCATAAGGGCCTACTTCTTCAGGCATTTGTACATCCTTCGTATAATAAGCATGGAGGAGGCTGTTATCAG AGACTGGAGTTTCTTGGAGATGCTGTCTTGGATTATTTGATTACGTCATATCTATACTCAGCTTATCCCAAACTAAAGCCTGGCCAACTGACAGATCTGAGATCGTTGTCTGTCAATAATAAGGCATTTGCCTGTGTGGCAGTAGATCGCTGTTTTCATGAATTTCTTCTATGCGATTCAAGTGCTCTGACTGGGGCAATAAAAAAGTATGCGGACTATATTAGAAGACCTGCATCAGACCGTGACAAAAATGGAGGACCAAATTGTCCTAAG GCCCTAGGTGATTTGGTGGAATCTTGTATTGGTGCCGTTCTTCTTGATTCAGGATTTGATTTGAACAAAGTTTGGAAGATTATGACATCGTTCTTGGACCCAATCATGAAATTTTCATCAAGTTTACAGCTTAGTCCTGTTAGGGATTTGCAAGAACTTTGCCAATCTCATAATTTGGAATTGGAGCTTCTGACATCAAAACTAGCTAAAACTTTTTCAGTTGAAGCTAAAGTGACTGGGGACGGTGTATATGAAGAAGTTTCTGTGACCagccaaaataaaaaagaagctGCTAAAGTTGCTTCACAACTACTATTTTCAAAGTTGAAG GCTCAAGGCTTGAAACTGAGGACAAAAACTTTGGAAGACGTTTTGAAATCAACGTCTAAGACGGAACCAAAACTGATTGGCTTTGATGAAACTCCCATTGATGTAAAAGATACTACTATCATCGAACAAGTAATAGTTAATGGAGACCTATGCAACAAGTCTAATGCAGAAATCTGCCCTATTCAAGATGTATCAGATGCATCCCCCTCGTGTGTTATACGTGTCGTCGCTCAACGGCTTCAATCTTCTTCCAAGGGAAAGCTTAGTGAAACCGTTCAAAATCGTGATTGTGGCAGTGACTTAGCAAGGACAG CAAGATCGCGATTGTATGAATTATGTGCTGCTAATTACTGGAAACCTCCTTCATTTGACTGCTGCAAGGAAGAGGGACCAGACCACCTTAAGTT ATTCACTTGCATGGTGACAATGGAGATAGAAGAGGCCTCAAATATGATTATCGAGTTTATTGGGGAACCTCTACCAAAGAAGAAAGATTCAGCGGATAGTGCAGCTGAGGCTGCATTTTGGTACCTGAAAGAGAAAGGTTACCTGCATAATGCTAACTGA
- the LOC25493973 gene encoding dicer-like protein 4 isoform X1: MPYGESSTAASVQFPPETSDHGKTPSLDVESSLVKKDPTKIARKYQLDLCKKAMEENTIVYLGTGCGKTHIAVLLMHEMRHLIKKPNKDVCVFLAPTVALVHQQAKVISDSTDFEVGTYCGSSKGTKSHQHWEEEIEQNEVLVMTPQILLHNLSHCFIKMEMITLLIFDECHHAQVKSSHPYAEIMKVFYKNNSTKVPRIFGMTASPVVGKGASTEANLPKSINSLEQMLDAKVYSVDDEALQSFVTSPAVRIYRYSSTASMETSLYCKIEEIKCQCIETLGRSIEDHQKRMSTKKLLNRVHENVVFSLRSLGIWGALQATRILLSGDHSERHALVGAEGISSDESVCDKYLAKAADLFASKSMTGDSLSDPSSLEILKEPCFSAKLLRLIGILTSFRLQQNMKCIVFVNRIVTARSLSYILQKLELLRQWKSGFLVGVHSGAKIMSRKTMSAIVEKFRSGELNLLVATSVGEEGLDIQTCCLVIRFDLPETVASFIQSRGRARMPRSEYAFLVDSGNEKELAIIDGFEKDESRMNTEITDRTSSETYNIPVQKTFRVDSSGASVSSAYSISLLYQYCSKLPHDEFFDPRPNFFYFDDLGGTVCQITLPSNAPIHQIVGTPQLSMEDAKRDACLKAIEELHKLGALNDCLLPRQNDAEPEKVLGSSDSDEYADDISRGELYEMRVPSVFGQSWKNEKTVRLNSYYIKFSPTPEDRVYKNFGLFIMTRLPMEAEQLELDLHLAHGRSVMTKFIPFGVVEFNKDEIKMAENFQEMFLKIILDRLEFVSKFVELGAKSHTSASTFYLLLPVILKEYDDVMKVDWKTVKRCLCSPIFRHPEVTSDKMVTSMDNHLLLANGYKSITDVENSLVYVPHTKFFFFVTNIIYEKNGFSPHKNSETSSFVDHLNEKFSINLKRPEQPLLHAKQLFNLHNLLHDRKNADDEVTEPHELEEHFVYFPPELCELKIVGFSKDIGSSISLLPSIMHRLGNLLVAIELRNQLSSSFPEAAEISAHRVLEALTTEQCQERFSLERLEVLGDAFLKFSVARHFFLLHDSFHEGDLTSKRSNIVNNSNLLKLAVKRNLQVYIRDQALDPIQFYALGRPCPRVCTKETEDSIHLCLNSGEEKRSATQIRCNKHHHWLHRKTISDVVEALVGAFIVDSGFKAAIAFLTWIGMQVNFEASQVVNICTGSVGYFPLSSEVDIPSLEGKLGHHFVHKGLLLQAFVHPSYNKHGGGCYQRLEFLGDAVLDYLITSYLYSAYPKLKPGQLTDLRSLSVNNKAFACVAVDRCFHEFLLCDSSALTGAIKKYADYIRRPASDRDKNGGPNCPKALGDLVESCIGAVLLDSGFDLNKVWKIMTSFLDPIMKFSSSLQLSPVRDLQELCQSHNLELELLTSKLAKTFSVEAKVTGDGVYEEVSVTSQNKKEAAKVASQLLFSKLKAQGLKLRTKTLEDVLKSTSKTEPKLIGFDETPIDVKDTTIIEQVIVNGDLCNKSNAEICPIQDVSDASPSCVIRVVAQRLQSSSKGKLSETVQNRDCGSDLARTARSRLYELCAANYWKPPSFDCCKEEGPDHLKLFTCMVTMEIEEASNMIIEFIGEPLPKKKDSADSAAEAAFWYLKEKGYLHNAN, encoded by the exons CAGAACGAG GTTCTTGTCATGACCCCACAAATATTACTTCACAACTTATCTCATTGTTTCATCAAGATGGAGATGATCACACTTTTGATTTTCGATGAATGCCATCATGCTCAAGTCAAAAGCAGTCATCCTTATGCAGAAATCATGAAA gTCTTCTACAAAAATAATTCCACAAAGGTTCCCCGTATATTTGGCATGACTGCTTCCCCCGTTGTAGGAAAAG GAGCTTCTACTGAAGCAAATCTACCAAAAAGCATTAATAGTCTTGAACAAATGCTTGATGCTAAG GTATACTCAGTTGACGATGAGGCATTGCAATCTTTTGTGACCAGTCCTGCAGTTCGTATATATCGTTATAGTTCGACTGCAAGTATGGAAACTAGCTTGTACTGTAAAATTGAGGAGATTAAATGCCAG TGCATAGAAACCCTTGGTAGGAGTATAGAAGATCACCAGAAGCGGATGAGCACAAAGAAACTTCTCAACCGGGTGCATGAGAATGTGGTCTTTTCTCTTAGAAGTCTTGGCATTTGGGGAGCATTGCAG GCTACCCGTATTCTTTTGAGCGGTGATCATTCTGAGAGGCATGCATTAGTTGGGGCAGAAGGAATTTCAAGTGATGAGTCTGTATGTGATAAATATCTTGCAAAGGCTGCTGACCTATTTGCTTCCAAATCTATGACAG GTGACAGCTTATCTGATCCATCTTCCCTGGAAATATTAAAAGAGCCCTGTTTCTCTGCAAAGCTACTACGCCTCATTGGGATACTGACCAGTTTCAG GTTGCAGCAGAACATGAAGTGTATAGTTTTTGTCAACAGAATTGTGACTGCAAGATCTCTGTCTTACATACTACAGAAGCTCGAGCTTCTAAGGCAATGGAAGAGTGGTTTTCTTGTAGGAGTCCATTCTGGAGCAAAGATTATGTCACGGAAGACCATGAGTGCAATTGTTGAGAAGTTTCGCTCTGGAGAG CTGAATTTATTGGTTGCCACCAGTGTGGGGGAAGAAGGACTTGATATTCAGACATGTTGCCTTGTCATACGGTTCGATCTTCCAGAAACTGTTGCCAGCTTTATACAGTCAAGAGGTCGTGCACGCATGCCTCGTTCAGAATATGCATTTTTGGTTGACAG TGGAAATGAGAAGGAATTAGCCATTATTGATGGTTTTGAGAAAGATGAGTCCCGAATGAATACGGAAATTACTGACAGAACATCCAGTGAGACATACAACATCCCTGTACAAAAAACATTCAGAGTTGATTCATCTGGTGCCTCAGTCAGTTCGGCATATAGTATCTCATTGCTCTACCAGTATTGTTCAAAGCTTCCGCATGATGA GTTCTTTGATCCGCGGCCAAATTTCttttactttgatgatttagGAGGGACTGTCTGCCAAATAACTTTGCCTTCCAATGCTCCTATACACCAAATTGTCGGTACACCACAATTGTCTATGGAAGATGCGAAAAGAGATGCTTGCCTGAAAGCAATTGAAGAACTGCATAAATTAGGTGCTTTGAATGATTGTCTTTTGCCAAGGCAAAATGATGCAGAGCCGGAAAAGGTTTTGGGTTCTTCTGATTCAGATGAATATGCAG ATGACATTTCAAGAGGAGAATTATATGAGATGCGAGTTCCTTCTGTCTTTGGACAGTCATGGAAAAATGAGAAAACTGTCCGTCTCAACTCTTACTACATTAAATTTTCCCCCACTCCAGAGGATAGGGTCTATAAAAATTTCGGTTTATTCATCATGACTCGTCTTCCAATGGAGGCAGAGCAACTGGAACTTGATCTTCATCTTGCTCACGGTAGATCCGTGATGACAAAATTTATTCCATTTGGAGTTGTAGAATTCAACAAAGATGAG ATTAAGATGGCGGAGAATTTTCAAGAAATGTTCCTCAAAATTATTCTCGATAGATTAGAATTTGTTTCGAAGTTTGTAGAATTGGGTGCTAAATCTCACACAAGCGCATCGACCTTCTACCTTTTGCTTCCAGTCATATTGAAAGAATACGATGATGTGATGAAAGTAGACTGGAAAACAGTGAAGAGATGCCTTTGTTCACCAATTTTCAGGCATCCAGAAGTTACTTCAGATAAAATGGTTACATCTATGGATAATCACCTGCTACTTGCCAATGGTTACAAAAGTATTACAGATGTTGAGAATAGTTTAGTGTATGTTCCACATaccaagttctttttttttgtcacaaatATTATCTATGAAAAGAATGGATTCAGTCctcataaaaattcagaaacttCAAGCTTCGTGGACCACTTAAATGAAAA GTTTTCCATTAATCTCAAACGCCCTGAACAACCACTTCTGCATGCAAAACAACTCTTCAATTTGCACAACCTACTACACGATCGAAAGAATGCGGATGATGAAG tCACAGAACCACATGAGCTGGAGGAACACTTTGTTTATTTTCCTCCTGAGCTATGCGAACTGAAAATAGTAGGCTTTTCAAAGGATATTGGCAGTTCCATATCTTTGCTACCTTCAATTATGCATCGTCTTGGAAACTTGCTGGTTGCCATTGAACTGAGGAACCAGCTATCTTCCTCCTTCCCAGAGGCAGCTGAAATTAGTGCCCATAGG GTTCTAGAGGCTCTCACCACCGAGCAGTGTCAGGAGCGCTTTTCCCTTGAAAGACTTGAAGTGCTCGGTGACGCTTTCCTTAAATTTTCTGTCGCACGCCATTTTTTTCTGTTGCACGACAGCTTTCATGAAGGAGACCTTACCAGCAAGCGTTCCAATATTGTAAATAATTCCAATTTGCTCAAGTTGGCTGTTAAGCGCAATTTGCAG GTCTATATACGTGACCAGGCACTTGATCCCATCCAGTTCTATGCATTAGGCCGTCCTTGCCCAAGAGTTTGTACCAAGGAAACTGAAGACAGCATCCACTTGTGTTTAAATTCTGGTGAGGAGAAAAGGAGTGCAACTCAAATCCGTTGTAATAAACATCACCATTGGTTGCATAGGAAAACAATTTCTGATGTGGTTGAAGCTCTTGTGGGAGCATTCATAGTCGACAGTGGATTTAAAGCTGCAATTGCCTTTCTTACATGGATTGGCATGCAAGTAAATTTTGAAGCCTCGCAAGTTGTTAATATTTGCACTGGAAGTGTTGGCTATTTTCCTCTTTCTAGTGAAGTAGACATTCCCTCCCTTGAAGGAAAGTTAGGGCATCACTTTGTTCATAAGGGCCTACTTCTTCAGGCATTTGTACATCCTTCGTATAATAAGCATGGAGGAGGCTGTTATCAG AGACTGGAGTTTCTTGGAGATGCTGTCTTGGATTATTTGATTACGTCATATCTATACTCAGCTTATCCCAAACTAAAGCCTGGCCAACTGACAGATCTGAGATCGTTGTCTGTCAATAATAAGGCATTTGCCTGTGTGGCAGTAGATCGCTGTTTTCATGAATTTCTTCTATGCGATTCAAGTGCTCTGACTGGGGCAATAAAAAAGTATGCGGACTATATTAGAAGACCTGCATCAGACCGTGACAAAAATGGAGGACCAAATTGTCCTAAG GCCCTAGGTGATTTGGTGGAATCTTGTATTGGTGCCGTTCTTCTTGATTCAGGATTTGATTTGAACAAAGTTTGGAAGATTATGACATCGTTCTTGGACCCAATCATGAAATTTTCATCAAGTTTACAGCTTAGTCCTGTTAGGGATTTGCAAGAACTTTGCCAATCTCATAATTTGGAATTGGAGCTTCTGACATCAAAACTAGCTAAAACTTTTTCAGTTGAAGCTAAAGTGACTGGGGACGGTGTATATGAAGAAGTTTCTGTGACCagccaaaataaaaaagaagctGCTAAAGTTGCTTCACAACTACTATTTTCAAAGTTGAAG GCTCAAGGCTTGAAACTGAGGACAAAAACTTTGGAAGACGTTTTGAAATCAACGTCTAAGACGGAACCAAAACTGATTGGCTTTGATGAAACTCCCATTGATGTAAAAGATACTACTATCATCGAACAAGTAATAGTTAATGGAGACCTATGCAACAAGTCTAATGCAGAAATCTGCCCTATTCAAGATGTATCAGATGCATCCCCCTCGTGTGTTATACGTGTCGTCGCTCAACGGCTTCAATCTTCTTCCAAGGGAAAGCTTAGTGAAACCGTTCAAAATCGTGATTGTGGCAGTGACTTAGCAAGGACAG CAAGATCGCGATTGTATGAATTATGTGCTGCTAATTACTGGAAACCTCCTTCATTTGACTGCTGCAAGGAAGAGGGACCAGACCACCTTAAGTT ATTCACTTGCATGGTGACAATGGAGATAGAAGAGGCCTCAAATATGATTATCGAGTTTATTGGGGAACCTCTACCAAAGAAGAAAGATTCAGCGGATAGTGCAGCTGAGGCTGCATTTTGGTACCTGAAAGAGAAAGGTTACCTGCATAATGCTAACTGA